The Maniola hyperantus chromosome 12, iAphHyp1.2, whole genome shotgun sequence genome has a segment encoding these proteins:
- the LOC138403095 gene encoding uncharacterized protein — translation MPLGKIEPFEVGSHNWDAYCRRVKQFIELNKIDEKLHVATLVTHVGITCYELMCDLCSPDLPESKTFEQLVKIVKDHLEPQRSEIAERHMFRQRKQSQGEAVSDYLKSLKHLAKHCNFHDTLEVNLRDQFVSGLHSEDMRSRLFAERNIDYKRAIELALALEAAERHAAEAASGASGSVVAEALHRIRPSTARGERGRNERHGRREGGGQAEVAGARAGSAGVDGSRRDCWRCGRNEHPPSKCKFRSYTCDTCGLRGHLKVVCRNSDKCSEKYSDSVNQRNPKGQFFFNDSDDSDLGFYNITCDSSDGPYYLKLKIENSVVKFEIDTGSKISAISKYFYDKHFSNKKMR, via the coding sequence atGCCTCTTGGCAAAATCGAGCCTTTTGAAGTCGGCTCCCACAACTGGGATGCATATTGTCGACGAGTGAAGCAATTTATCGAGTTAAATAAGATCGATGAAAAGTTACACGTGGCCACGTTGGTCACTCATGTCGGCATTACGTGTTACGAATTGATGTGCGACTTATGCTCACCGGATTTACCAGAAAGCAAAACGTTTGAACAATTAGTGAAAATTGTCAAAGATCATTTGGAGCCACAAAGGTCGGAGATCGCAGAAAGGCATATGTTCAGGCAGCGGAAACAATCGCAAGGGGAGGCAGTGAGTGATTATCTGAAAAGTCTTAAGCACCTCGCCAAACATTGCAACTTTCATGACACTCTTGAGGTCAATTTAAGAGACCAATTCGTTTCTGGGCTTCACAGTGAAGACATGAGGTCTAGATTGTTTGCCGAGCGGAACATAGACTATAAGCGAGCAATCGAGCTCGCCTTGGCGCTCGAGGCGGCAGAGAGGCACGCAGCGGAGGCGGCGTCTGGTGCAAGTGGCAGCGTCGTTGCGGAAGCGCTGCACCGCATCAGACCCTCGACGGCGCGCGGGGAGCGCGGGCGCAACGAACGGCACGGAAGACGCGAGGGAGGCGGCCAGGCGGAGGTGGCCGGAGCCAGGGCCGGCTCGGCTGGCGTCGACGGCTCGCGGCGTGATTGCTGGCGCTGTGGGCGCAATGAGCACCCACCATCCAAGTGCAAGTTTAGGTCATATACCTGTGACACTTGTGGGCTCCGTGGCCATCTAAAAGTCGTATGTAGAAATAGTGATAAGTGCAGTGAGAAATATAGTGATTCGGTGAACCAGAGGAACCCCAAAGGTCAGTTCTTTTTTAATGATTCGGACGACAGTGACTTAGGATTTTACAATATAACGTGCGATAGCAGCGATGGACCTTATTATCtcaaattaaaaatagaaaactCAGTGGTAAAATTCGAAATAGATACTGGGAGTAAGATCTCTGCAATTTCAaagtatttttatgataaacaTTTTTCTAAT